Proteins encoded within one genomic window of Dehalobacter sp.:
- a CDS encoding 4Fe-4S binding protein: MKKHWYDYLWLFSAAYLFLGFFNILFAWAGLLCFFIPLIIAITKGSKAYCNRYCGRGQLFALLGGSLGLSRQKDIPSFLRSEQFRYGFLAFFFTMFFLMLFATWLVFAGQRSLSEAVTLLWSFKLPWHWAYHGTAVQPWVAQFAFGFYSVMLTSTTLGLITMLLFKPRSWCVYCPMGTMTQLICKAKA, encoded by the coding sequence ATGAAAAAACATTGGTATGATTATCTTTGGCTATTCTCGGCTGCCTATTTGTTTCTCGGTTTTTTTAATATTCTTTTTGCCTGGGCGGGCCTGCTCTGTTTTTTTATCCCGCTGATTATCGCTATAACGAAAGGCAGCAAGGCCTACTGCAACCGCTATTGCGGCAGAGGCCAGCTTTTTGCTCTGTTAGGCGGCAGCCTGGGCCTTTCCCGCCAAAAAGACATTCCCTCTTTTTTGCGCAGCGAGCAGTTCCGCTACGGCTTTTTGGCCTTTTTCTTCACCATGTTCTTTCTTATGCTCTTTGCCACCTGGCTGGTTTTTGCCGGTCAGCGCAGCCTCAGTGAGGCGGTGACCTTGCTGTGGAGCTTTAAGCTGCCCTGGCATTGGGCCTATCACGGCACGGCTGTGCAGCCCTGGGTGGCTCAATTCGCCTTTGGCTTCTATAGTGTGATGCTTACCTCCACCACCCTGGGCCTGATTACCATGCTGCTCTTTAAGCCCCGTTCCTGGTGTGTTTATTGCCCCATGGGCACCATGACGCAATTGATTTGTAAAGCTAAGGCTTAG
- a CDS encoding 4Fe-4S binding protein — translation MQKDKISKEKISKEKIPKEKARVPRDQCVACGCCFSVCPQKAIAIIKGVYAAIDESLCVGCGLCLRACPASIIEMVEVPA, via the coding sequence ATGCAGAAAGATAAAATCTCCAAGGAGAAAATTTCTAAAGAGAAAATCCCTAAAGAGAAAGCCAGAGTGCCCCGGGACCAATGTGTGGCCTGCGGTTGCTGTTTTAGTGTCTGCCCTCAAAAAGCAATAGCAATAATAAAGGGCGTGTATGCGGCTATCGATGAAAGCCTGTGTGTGGGCTGCGGTTTGTGCCTGCGGGCCTGCCCGGCTTCTATCATTGAAATGGTGGAGGTGCCGGCATGA
- a CDS encoding ferrous iron transport protein A: MDNHIENQITPLSRLLPGSRGLVRSSALQGSMRRRLQDLGLVEGTLVRCLHQGPSGDPMAYDIRGAVIALRKEDAQHILIEREARPWQ, encoded by the coding sequence ATGGATAACCATATAGAAAACCAGATTACTCCGCTTAGCCGGCTGCTCCCCGGCAGCAGAGGTCTGGTTCGTTCGTCGGCTTTACAAGGCTCTATGCGCCGCCGTTTACAGGATTTGGGCCTGGTGGAGGGCACATTGGTCCGCTGTCTGCATCAAGGCCCCAGCGGCGATCCTATGGCCTATGATATACGGGGAGCCGTTATTGCTTTACGCAAGGAAGATGCTCAGCATATTTTAATTGAAAGGGAGGCCCGGCCATGGCAATAG
- the feoB gene encoding ferrous iron transport protein B, with protein MAIDAGLSAPVIALAGNPNVGKSTIFNSLTGMHQHTGNWPGKTVAGAEGRHFFGGREWRIVDLPGTYSISAHSVEEKIARDYLCFASPSAVIVVCDATCLERNLNLVLQIREITQNIVVCVNLLDEAAKKQIVLDLPQLSRLLGLPVVGASARAGRGISELMEQAAVLSQETKEEEAKAEKAKRPLIPRLTYPKPIEKAISRLLPFLDGLAPALPRHWLALQLLDKDGSFLESLATEAALDIEALPELARQLDLLHSQLAQAGYDSCRLRDEITAAGVKEAEAIAAKVVRHIREDSHRRDRLIDNWITGRFTGMPLMLALLALVFWITIVGANYPSAALSHLFFALENGLSRLLSGFPAWLSSLLVEGVYRTLTWVVSVMLPPMAIFFPLFTLLEDAGYLPRVAFNLDHYFQKCGACGKQALTMAMGFGCNAAGVIGCRIIDSPRERLIAVLTNSLVPCNGRFPTLIAIITMFFTVNFSMSATGSLSLTILLTAFILLGILMTFLSSAFLSHTLLKGIPSSFALELPPYRRPQFHQVIIRSVFDRTLFVLGRALVAAAPAGLIIWLLANINAGSQTLLAHFTGFLDPAGRLMGLDGVILMAFILGFPANEIVVPLIIMTYGAGASLTDADSLLALKTLLLDNGWTWVTALCAMVFCLFHFPCATTFLTIKKETQSWRWALLAFFLPTAIGICFCLLINGFAHLFIL; from the coding sequence ATGGCAATAGATGCTGGATTAAGCGCCCCTGTTATTGCTTTGGCCGGTAATCCCAACGTAGGCAAATCCACCATCTTCAATAGCCTGACCGGCATGCACCAGCATACGGGCAACTGGCCGGGCAAAACCGTTGCCGGCGCTGAAGGCAGGCATTTTTTTGGCGGCAGGGAATGGAGGATTGTGGATCTGCCCGGCACTTACTCCATATCGGCCCACTCTGTGGAAGAAAAGATAGCCAGAGACTACCTCTGCTTCGCCAGTCCTTCGGCCGTTATCGTGGTTTGCGATGCCACTTGTCTGGAGCGAAATTTAAACCTGGTGCTGCAGATTAGGGAAATTACCCAAAACATAGTGGTTTGCGTCAATTTACTGGATGAAGCGGCCAAAAAGCAAATTGTTCTGGATTTACCCCAGCTTTCCCGGTTGCTGGGCCTGCCGGTGGTGGGAGCCAGCGCCCGGGCCGGCCGGGGAATAAGCGAGTTGATGGAGCAGGCCGCCGTCCTGTCCCAAGAAACAAAAGAAGAGGAAGCCAAAGCGGAGAAAGCCAAAAGGCCCCTTATTCCCAGGCTCACTTATCCCAAACCCATAGAGAAGGCTATCAGCAGGTTGCTGCCCTTTTTGGATGGTTTGGCTCCCGCCTTGCCCCGGCATTGGCTGGCCCTGCAATTGCTGGACAAAGACGGCAGTTTTCTGGAATCCCTGGCCACAGAAGCCGCCCTGGATATTGAAGCTTTGCCGGAGCTTGCCCGGCAGCTAGACCTGCTGCACAGTCAATTAGCCCAAGCCGGCTACGACAGTTGCCGGCTCCGGGATGAAATCACGGCCGCCGGGGTCAAAGAAGCAGAAGCCATCGCCGCTAAGGTTGTCCGCCACATCCGGGAGGACAGTCACCGCCGGGACCGCCTCATCGACAACTGGATTACCGGCCGTTTTACCGGCATGCCCCTGATGCTGGCCCTTTTAGCCTTAGTTTTCTGGATTACCATCGTTGGCGCCAACTATCCTTCCGCTGCCCTTTCCCATTTATTTTTTGCTTTGGAAAACGGCCTGTCCCGGCTTCTGTCGGGCTTTCCCGCCTGGCTCTCTTCATTGCTGGTGGAAGGAGTTTACCGGACTTTGACTTGGGTGGTTTCGGTAATGCTGCCGCCTATGGCCATTTTCTTTCCGCTGTTTACCCTCTTGGAAGACGCCGGCTATTTGCCCCGGGTAGCTTTTAATCTGGATCATTATTTTCAGAAATGCGGCGCTTGCGGCAAACAAGCCCTGACCATGGCTATGGGCTTTGGCTGCAATGCCGCCGGCGTTATCGGCTGCCGTATCATTGATTCTCCCCGGGAACGGCTGATTGCCGTCCTAACCAATTCCCTGGTGCCCTGCAATGGCCGGTTTCCTACTCTCATCGCCATCATTACCATGTTCTTTACCGTCAATTTCAGCATGAGCGCCACCGGCTCCCTTAGTCTCACCATTTTGCTGACCGCTTTTATTCTGCTGGGTATTCTCATGACCTTTCTCTCATCGGCCTTTTTATCCCATACGCTTCTCAAGGGTATCCCCTCTTCTTTCGCTTTGGAACTGCCGCCTTACCGCCGGCCCCAATTCCATCAGGTGATTATCCGCTCCGTTTTTGACCGAACCTTATTCGTCTTAGGCCGGGCCTTGGTTGCCGCCGCTCCGGCCGGCCTGATTATTTGGCTCTTAGCCAACATCAATGCGGGCAGCCAAACGCTGCTGGCCCACTTCACCGGCTTTTTGGACCCGGCGGGCCGGTTGATGGGTTTGGACGGCGTAATTCTGATGGCCTTCATCCTGGGCTTTCCGGCTAACGAAATTGTGGTTCCTTTGATTATTATGACTTATGGAGCAGGCGCAAGCCTAACGGATGCCGATAGCCTGCTGGCCTTAAAAACCTTGCTGCTGGATAACGGCTGGACTTGGGTCACCGCTTTATGCGCCATGGTCTTTTGCCTTTTCCATTTCCCCTGCGCCACCACATTTTTAACCATAAAAAAAGAAACCCAGAGTTGGCGCTGGGCCCTTCTGGCTTTCTTTTTGCCTACGGCAATCGGTATTTGCTTCTGCCTGTTAATCAACGGCTTCGCTCACTTGTTCATCCTCTGA
- a CDS encoding ATP-binding protein, with the protein MDERMLNEEYLTRMKASIVDSSNNFIGIADLKGRLIYLNNAAYAKMGYGPEERPEFTSIADIHANDFHHFALNVIQPMVFEKGFWNGTGYLRHKNGSVITVAQSVFPVCDEKGVIYGIAAVIRDIAEIPAINKRVKKDSELFQKVLDSARIGIVLINMKTHIVEMVNCFMQEMLQMRAEEIIGQRCCDVLCRSSMDLCPHVNERELTTIVTERVIERKDGSLIPVIKTGTRITIEDKEYLVDSFVDISLQKDLEKNLLEAKIAAEAANRGKSEFLSRMSHEMRTPLNAIVGMARIAGCTDSREKLQEAIKTIEVSSLHLLDLINDVLDLSKIEEGRLDLSIEPFSLAAMVEKINSLIREKTREKDIRFVIRADEDIPQTLVGDSMRLSQVLLNFLSNAVKFTPEKGGVELKVSLQGVENNKARLLFSVRDNGMGISRDQLERLFHPFVQADGSISRRFGGTGLGLAINKRILALMNSDISVETEEGQGSCFSFGLDLPVAAASPAGGTRPEELGEIKNIYAGKRGLVVDDVALNRIVTLELLAETGMVIDEAANGREAIDMVAENAYDIIFMDVQMPIMDGYEATKQIRAMEGPAKDTVIMAVSANVFKEDVESSLKAGMNAHIAKPLNIKTLISTINCFLDNPKNYDASEDEQVSEAVD; encoded by the coding sequence ATGGACGAAAGAATGCTTAATGAAGAATACCTCACCCGGATGAAAGCCTCCATTGTAGACAGTTCCAACAATTTCATTGGTATTGCCGATCTGAAGGGCAGGCTGATCTACCTCAATAATGCAGCTTACGCCAAAATGGGCTATGGGCCGGAGGAACGGCCGGAATTTACAAGTATTGCCGACATCCATGCCAATGATTTTCACCACTTTGCGTTAAACGTTATTCAACCTATGGTATTTGAAAAAGGTTTCTGGAATGGCACCGGCTATTTGCGCCATAAAAACGGCAGCGTCATTACCGTCGCCCAGTCCGTCTTCCCCGTCTGTGATGAGAAAGGCGTTATATACGGCATTGCCGCTGTCATCAGGGATATTGCCGAGATACCGGCAATTAATAAACGGGTCAAGAAGGACAGCGAGCTTTTTCAAAAGGTGCTGGACTCGGCTAGAATAGGCATCGTTTTAATCAACATGAAAACCCATATAGTTGAGATGGTAAACTGTTTTATGCAGGAAATGCTGCAAATGAGGGCCGAGGAAATCATCGGGCAGAGATGCTGTGATGTATTGTGCCGGAGTTCTATGGATTTATGTCCCCATGTTAATGAGCGGGAACTGACCACCATCGTAACCGAAAGGGTTATTGAGCGGAAGGACGGCAGTCTGATTCCCGTTATTAAAACAGGTACCCGGATCACGATTGAAGACAAGGAATACCTGGTGGACAGCTTTGTGGATATCAGCCTTCAGAAAGATCTGGAGAAGAATCTTTTAGAGGCCAAGATCGCCGCCGAAGCCGCCAACCGGGGCAAAAGCGAATTTCTCTCCCGGATGAGCCACGAGATGCGGACCCCTTTAAATGCCATTGTGGGTATGGCCCGGATTGCCGGCTGCACCGACAGCCGGGAAAAATTGCAGGAAGCCATTAAAACCATTGAGGTATCCTCCCTGCATCTTTTGGATCTGATCAATGATGTGCTGGATCTGTCAAAGATTGAAGAAGGACGCCTGGATCTCAGCATTGAGCCTTTTTCTCTGGCGGCAATGGTGGAAAAAATCAATTCGTTGATTAGGGAAAAAACCAGGGAGAAGGATATTCGCTTTGTTATCCGGGCGGATGAAGATATACCCCAGACTTTGGTGGGAGATTCCATGCGTTTATCTCAGGTATTGCTGAACTTTCTGTCTAACGCCGTTAAATTCACGCCGGAAAAAGGCGGGGTTGAGTTGAAGGTTTCATTGCAGGGGGTAGAAAATAATAAGGCCCGGCTGCTGTTTTCGGTTAGGGATAATGGCATGGGCATTTCCCGGGATCAGTTGGAACGTTTGTTCCATCCCTTTGTACAAGCCGATGGTTCCATTTCCCGCAGGTTTGGCGGTACAGGGCTTGGGTTGGCTATCAACAAACGGATCCTTGCTTTAATGAACTCCGATATCTCTGTAGAAACAGAGGAAGGCCAGGGATCTTGCTTTTCCTTCGGCCTGGATTTGCCGGTGGCTGCCGCCAGTCCCGCAGGTGGTACGAGACCGGAGGAATTGGGGGAGATCAAAAATATTTATGCCGGCAAACGGGGGCTGGTGGTGGATGATGTGGCGCTGAACCGGATCGTGACATTGGAACTTTTGGCGGAAACCGGTATGGTCATTGATGAAGCTGCTAACGGGCGGGAGGCCATCGACATGGTGGCGGAAAATGCCTATGATATCATTTTTATGGATGTGCAGATGCCAATAATGGACGGCTATGAGGCCACAAAACAGATTCGCGCTATGGAAGGGCCGGCTAAAGATACCGTTATCATGGCCGTAAGCGCCAATGTGTTTAAAGAAGATGTGGAAAGCAGTTTAAAGGCGGGGATGAACGCTCATATAGCCAAGCCCCTTAATATCAAGACGCTGATTTCTACGATCAACTGTTTTTTGGATAATCCTAAAAATTATGATGCCTCAGAGGATGAACAAGTGAGCGAAGCCGTTGATTAA
- a CDS encoding type II toxin-antitoxin system HicA family toxin, which produces MASVDKIIEKMKRQPNGITISEAAKVLTAKGYRLARQKGSHCHYINAIGDVITIKKDNPLKAVYVKDILSRI; this is translated from the coding sequence ATGGCAAGTGTGGATAAAATAATCGAAAAGATGAAACGGCAACCAAACGGTATAACAATATCGGAAGCCGCTAAGGTTTTAACCGCCAAAGGTTACAGGCTGGCAAGGCAAAAAGGCTCCCATTGCCATTACATTAACGCAATCGGCGACGTTATCACAATCAAGAAAGACAATCCCCTTAAGGCCGTATACGTCAAAGACATATTAAGTCGGATATAA
- a CDS encoding type II toxin-antitoxin system HicB family antitoxin produces the protein MSTQDYMKLPYNYIIKPIQDESGSYFHASVLELDGCQSTGATFQEAYDGLMDAMEGWIETKIENGFTVPAPLDSDKFSGKFVVRLPKSLHARLAIEAEKEGVSLNQYTLYKLSN, from the coding sequence ATGAGCACTCAAGATTATATGAAGCTCCCGTACAATTATATTATCAAACCCATACAGGACGAAAGCGGCTCATACTTCCATGCCTCAGTTTTGGAGCTTGACGGCTGTCAAAGTACCGGGGCAACATTTCAGGAAGCTTATGATGGCCTTATGGATGCTATGGAAGGCTGGATTGAGACAAAAATTGAAAACGGCTTTACCGTTCCCGCTCCATTGGATAGCGACAAGTTCAGCGGTAAGTTTGTTGTAAGACTCCCCAAGTCTCTACATGCCCGTCTTGCCATTGAAGCTGAAAAGGAAGGTGTTTCCCTCAATCAGTACACCTTATACAAATTAAGCAACTGA